One Streptomyces sp. NBC_01237 genomic region harbors:
- a CDS encoding glucose 1-dehydrogenase yields the protein MSDKTSLTGRTVIVTGGARGLGAEAARLAVAGGGNVVITDVLDDEGAATAAALGDNARFLHHDVTSEEDWQRVAEFTLAEFGRIDGLVNNAGVSTGQPLETETVEHFRKVIDINLTAVFIGMKTVIPVMKENGGGSIVNISSAAGLMGLAMTSSYGASKWGVRGLTKVGAVELGTAKVRVNSVHPGMTYTPMTAAVGIQQGDGNYPNTPMGRVGEAPEIAEAVVFLLSDAASYITGAELAVDGGWTTGPTVKYVMGQ from the coding sequence ATGAGCGACAAGACCAGCCTCACCGGCAGGACCGTCATCGTCACCGGCGGCGCCCGCGGCCTCGGCGCCGAGGCCGCCCGCCTCGCCGTCGCGGGCGGCGGCAACGTCGTGATCACCGACGTCCTCGACGACGAGGGCGCCGCCACCGCCGCCGCGCTCGGCGACAACGCCCGGTTCCTGCACCACGACGTGACCTCCGAGGAGGACTGGCAGCGCGTCGCGGAGTTCACGCTCGCCGAGTTCGGCCGGATCGACGGCCTGGTGAACAACGCCGGCGTCTCCACCGGTCAGCCGCTGGAGACCGAGACGGTCGAGCACTTCCGCAAGGTGATCGACATCAACCTGACCGCCGTGTTCATCGGCATGAAGACCGTGATCCCCGTGATGAAGGAGAACGGCGGCGGTTCGATCGTCAACATCTCCTCGGCCGCCGGTCTGATGGGCCTCGCCATGACCTCCAGCTACGGCGCCTCCAAGTGGGGCGTACGCGGTCTGACCAAGGTCGGCGCGGTGGAGCTGGGCACGGCCAAGGTCCGGGTCAACTCCGTCCACCCCGGCATGACCTACACCCCGATGACCGCCGCCGTCGGCATCCAGCAGGGCGACGGCAACTACCCGAACACGCCCATGGGCCGGGTCGGCGAGGCTCCCGAGATCGCGGAGGCCGTGGTGTTCCTGCTCTCGGACGCCGCCTCGTACATCACGGGCGCCGAGCTGGCGGTGGACGGCGGCTGGACGACCGGCCCGACCGTCAAGTACGTCATGGGGCAGTGA
- a CDS encoding NUDIX hydrolase — translation MGRMKPTDQTEEILDIVDENDEVVGQAPRGEATARGLRHRCVFIEVRDARGRLFVHRRTATKLVFPSHYDMFVGGVVGAGESYDEAALREAEEELGVSGLPRPEPLFTFLYTSAEHSWWSAVYQVRCELPVNPQTEEVAWHTFLTDAGLEPRLTEWPWVPDGLEAYHRLREFRSR, via the coding sequence ATGGGCCGTATGAAACCCACTGACCAGACCGAGGAGATCCTGGACATCGTCGACGAGAACGACGAGGTCGTCGGTCAGGCCCCGCGCGGTGAGGCGACCGCGCGGGGCCTGCGGCATCGCTGTGTGTTCATCGAGGTGCGGGACGCGCGGGGCAGGCTCTTCGTGCACCGCAGGACCGCCACCAAACTGGTCTTCCCCTCGCACTACGACATGTTCGTCGGCGGGGTCGTGGGCGCGGGCGAGTCCTACGACGAGGCCGCGCTGCGCGAGGCGGAGGAGGAACTCGGGGTCAGCGGGCTCCCCCGCCCCGAACCGCTCTTCACCTTCCTGTACACGAGCGCCGAGCACTCCTGGTGGTCGGCCGTGTACCAGGTGCGGTGCGAGCTGCCGGTGAATCCTCAGACGGAAGAGGTCGCGTGGCACACCTTCCTCACCGACGCCGGACTGGAACCGCGGCTCACCGAATGGCCCTGGGTGCCCGACGGACTGGAGGCGTACCACCGGTTGCGGGAGTTCCGGTCCCGTTGA
- a CDS encoding YidH family protein, whose product MNDFVQSLRLWFAPQRIREEGDTPDYRFSLANERTFLAWIRTALALIGGGFAVDQFLPELAWGVRAGLALALLAAGVLCALRAVNHWVRCERAMRRGEDLPVSRFPTLLSLAVAVVAVAMVVVVLFGWEGR is encoded by the coding sequence GTGAACGATTTCGTACAGAGCCTTCGGTTGTGGTTCGCCCCGCAGCGGATCCGCGAAGAGGGCGACACGCCCGACTACCGGTTCTCGCTGGCCAATGAGCGCACGTTCCTCGCCTGGATCCGGACGGCCCTGGCCCTCATCGGCGGCGGTTTCGCCGTCGATCAGTTCCTGCCGGAACTGGCCTGGGGCGTCCGGGCCGGTCTGGCGCTCGCGCTGCTGGCCGCCGGTGTGCTCTGTGCGCTCAGGGCGGTGAATCACTGGGTGCGGTGCGAGCGGGCGATGCGGCGCGGTGAGGATCTGCCGGTCTCGCGCTTCCCGACGCTGCTGAGTCTCGCGGTCGCCGTCGTCGCCGTCGCGATGGTGGTGGTCGTCCTCTTCGGCTGGGAGGGCCGGTGA